A region of Periophthalmus magnuspinnatus isolate fPerMag1 chromosome 13, fPerMag1.2.pri, whole genome shotgun sequence DNA encodes the following proteins:
- the LOC117380527 gene encoding protein FAM133-like isoform X3 translates to MEALPTGGGDGAAVEPTAVVTSEAVQSPAEGAGTGDTVKDESMCPIATRDGQWIHSVDSSLSSSDSEDEGLGKKDKKKKLKKKKKKKDSSSSSSSSSSSSSSSSSDSDSDSEDDKKKKKKKDKDKEEKNDGESYVWETVIITQDGDRIVQQSVKEPGEKKEKKKKKKKDKKKKDKKKKKKKKDSSSSSSSSSSSSSDSSSDSEDDKKKKKKKKKKKKKKKNKDSSSSSSSSSSSSSSSDSDDDKKKKKKKKDKKKKKKKDKKKDSSSSSSSSSSSSDSEKDKKKKKKKDKKKKKDKKKKTPCAEDGETPGPSVDTDQHMYEVVNAVIALLKARDEFKEGLSGDKKDEQKELGAKDGETPGPSVDTDQHMYEVVNAVITVLKARDEFKEGLSGDKKKKKKDKKKKKDKKKKDKKKKDKKKKKDKKKDSSSSSSSSSSSSSSSSSSSSSSSSSSDSEKDEKKKKKKKKDKKKVKCFVC, encoded by the exons ATGGAGGCGCTCCCCACAG GTGGAGGAGACGGTGCTGCGGTGGAGCCCACAGCTGTCGTCACCTCTGAGGCGGTGCAGTCTCCAGCAGAAGGCGCTGGAACCGGAGACACTGTTAAAGATGAGTCAATGTGTCCCATAGCAACGAGAGATGGACAG TGGATTCACTCGGTCGATAGTTCTCTGTCGTCGTCCGACAGCGAGGACGAGGGCCTAGGCAAGaaagacaagaagaaaaaactcaaaaagaagaagaagaagaag gactcaagctcctcctcctcctcctcctcctcctcctcctcctcctcctcgtctgacAGTGACTCCGACTCTGAG GatgacaagaagaagaagaagaagaaggacaaGGACAAGGAGGAGAAGAACGATGGAGAGTCGTACGTTTGGGAGACTGTCATAATCACTCAGGACG gAGACAGAATAGTGCAGCAGTCTGTCAAG GAACctggagagaaaaaggagaagaagaaaaagaagaagaaagacaagaagaaaaaggacaaaaagaagaagaagaagaaga AGGATTCTtctagctcctcctcctcctcatcatcatcatcgtccgACAGTTCATCCGACAGTGAGGacgacaagaagaagaagaagaagaaaaagaagaagaagaagaagaaaaagaataag GACTCgagctcctcttcttcatcctcttcatcatccagctcctcctccgACAGCGACGacgacaagaagaagaagaagaagaagaaggacaagaagaagaagaaaaagaaggacaAGAAAAAG GACTCGagctcttcctcttcatcctcctcatcttcatctGACAGTGAAaaggacaaaaagaaaaagaagaagaaagacaagaagaagaagaaagacaagaagaag AAGACGCCCTGTGCAGAGG aCGGTGAGACTCCAGGACCGAGCGTGGACACAGATCAACACATGTATGAAGTTGTTAACGCG GTCATTGCACTTCTCAAAGCGAGAGATGAATTTAAAGAGGGTTTGAGCGGCgacaaaaag GATGAACAGAAGGAGCTCGGTGCAAAAG aCGGTGAGACTCCAGGACCGAGCGTGGACACAGATCAACACATGTATGAAGTTGTTAACGCG GTCATTACAGTCCTCAAAGCAAGAGATGAATTTAAAGAGGGTTTGAGCGGcgacaaaaagaagaagaagaaagacaagaagaagaagaaggacaagaagaagaaggacaagaagaaaaaggacaaaaagaaaaagaaggacaAGAAAAAG GATTCgagctcttcctcttcttcatcatcttcatcatcttcatcatcatcatcctcctcctcctcctcctcatcttcatctGACAGTGAAAAGGacgaaaagaagaagaagaagaagaagaaagacaagaaaaaggtcaaatgttttgtttgttga
- the LOC117380527 gene encoding protein FAM133-like isoform X2 codes for MEALPTGGGDGAAVEPTAVVTSEAVQSPAEGAGTGDTVKDESMCPIATRDGQWIHSVDSSLSSSDSEDEGLGKKDKKKKLKKKKKKKDSSSSSSSSSSSSSSSSSDSDSDSEDDKKKKKKKDKDKEEKNDGESYVWETVIITQDGDRIVQQSVKEPGEKKEKKKKKKKDKKKKDKKKKKKKKKDSSSSSSSSSSSSSDSSSDSEDDKKKKKKKKKKKKKKKNKDSSSSSSSSSSSSSSSDSDDDKKKKKKKKDKKKKKKKDKKKDSSSSSSSSSSSSDSEKDKKKKKKKDKKKKKDKKKKTPCAEDGETPGPSVDTDQHMYEVVNAVIALLKARDEFKEGLSGDKKDEQKELGAKDGETPGPSVDTDQHMYEVVNAVITVLKARDEFKEGLSGDKKKKKKDKKKKKDKKKKDKKKKDKKKKKDKKKDSSSSSSSSSSSSSSSSSSSSSSSSSSDSEKDEKKKKKKKKDKKKVKCFVC; via the exons ATGGAGGCGCTCCCCACAG GTGGAGGAGACGGTGCTGCGGTGGAGCCCACAGCTGTCGTCACCTCTGAGGCGGTGCAGTCTCCAGCAGAAGGCGCTGGAACCGGAGACACTGTTAAAGATGAGTCAATGTGTCCCATAGCAACGAGAGATGGACAG TGGATTCACTCGGTCGATAGTTCTCTGTCGTCGTCCGACAGCGAGGACGAGGGCCTAGGCAAGaaagacaagaagaaaaaactcaaaaagaagaagaagaagaag gactcaagctcctcctcctcctcctcctcctcctcctcctcctcctcctcgtctgacAGTGACTCCGACTCTGAG GatgacaagaagaagaagaagaagaaggacaaGGACAAGGAGGAGAAGAACGATGGAGAGTCGTACGTTTGGGAGACTGTCATAATCACTCAGGACG gAGACAGAATAGTGCAGCAGTCTGTCAAG GAACctggagagaaaaaggagaagaagaaaaagaagaagaaagacaagaagaaaaaggacaaaaagaagaagaagaagaagaagaag GATTCTtctagctcctcctcctcctcatcatcatcatcgtccgACAGTTCATCCGACAGTGAGGacgacaagaagaagaagaagaagaaaaagaagaagaagaagaagaaaaagaataag GACTCgagctcctcttcttcatcctcttcatcatccagctcctcctccgACAGCGACGacgacaagaagaagaagaagaagaagaaggacaagaagaagaagaaaaagaaggacaAGAAAAAG GACTCGagctcttcctcttcatcctcctcatcttcatctGACAGTGAAaaggacaaaaagaaaaagaagaagaaagacaagaagaagaagaaagacaagaagaag AAGACGCCCTGTGCAGAGG aCGGTGAGACTCCAGGACCGAGCGTGGACACAGATCAACACATGTATGAAGTTGTTAACGCG GTCATTGCACTTCTCAAAGCGAGAGATGAATTTAAAGAGGGTTTGAGCGGCgacaaaaag GATGAACAGAAGGAGCTCGGTGCAAAAG aCGGTGAGACTCCAGGACCGAGCGTGGACACAGATCAACACATGTATGAAGTTGTTAACGCG GTCATTACAGTCCTCAAAGCAAGAGATGAATTTAAAGAGGGTTTGAGCGGcgacaaaaagaagaagaagaaagacaagaagaagaagaaggacaagaagaagaaggacaagaagaaaaaggacaaaaagaaaaagaaggacaAGAAAAAG GATTCgagctcttcctcttcttcatcatcttcatcatcttcatcatcatcatcctcctcctcctcctcctcatcttcatctGACAGTGAAAAGGacgaaaagaagaagaagaagaagaagaaagacaagaaaaaggtcaaatgttttgtttgttga
- the tp53i13 gene encoding uncharacterized protein tp53i13: protein MSSQAISPVPWTVLGLLVTLGQCLGQTQWSGCDNGKVLLDTDLPKDTAHWTCPTPLWTQAQGLYGVDTVYDPEPATWTCMDQRIIYNLPIPNSGAFRPVSAESGEYLYCPPQRWINNLHRGATVLLYHPCSSLHERRLLSALARSCIDDYILTPHKNLDKNRPFALASWGRTLEVSTLVSSQICDWLNGTSSNKPEAAERRREKHYNLLLTRSEDQDQLRGKKGSLMQCCEQTISSQLEEMNKTQLHLNMKTELIDLSRDRVKRAAVRTTTDFPKVTNDQTSGVIHQLQSVASPNGDESGTKDALSPSTSLKENHIHKKFRSNTSRISNVSVIQTQAQIHSVDSNDKTDFNHKNKGTDKAAAKSKLNEVIDLKEREIEKMNNDVKSPQSESKGVDSASQTQADAPKSEDCQCKTNPECECDPGHRGQSAGLNFQRTPRTEEGVWAAGALGFLLVLLTLSILHTRLYRQCRRGTSLYWHDPQQDYDSVADVIHHRLRLSKRRRKRGRKKECVLLPSSSSSEEYP, encoded by the exons ATGTCCAGTCAGGCCATCAGCCCTGTGCCCTGGACTGTGCTGGGGCTGCTGGTCACTCTGGGTCAGTGTCTGGGTCAAACTCAGTGGTCAGGCTGTGACAATGGAAAA GTTTTACTGGACACAGACCTCCCCAAAGACACAGCGCACTGGACTTGTCCTACTCCACTGTGGACACAGGCACAG GGACTTTACGGTGTGGACACAGTGTATGATCCAGAG cCTGCCACATGGACCTGCATGGACCAGAGGATTATTTACAACCTCCCCATCCCCAACAG TGGAGCGTTCAGACCAGTGAGTGCAGAGAGCGGAGAGTATCTGTACTGTCCTCCTCAGAGATGGATCAACAACCTGCAC CGTGGAGCCACAGTGTTGTTGTACCatccctgctcttctctccacGAGCGTCGGCTTCTGTCTGCTCTGGCTCGGTCCTGTATCGATGATTATATCCTCACACCGCACAAGAACCTGGACAAAAACAGA CCCTTTGCGTTGGCGTCCTGGGGTCGGACGTTGGAGGTGTCCACTCTGGTGTCTTCACAAATATGTGACTGGCTCAATGGCACGAGCTCAAACAAACCTGAGGCTGCAGAGCGGAGACGTGAGAAACACTACAACCTTCTGTTGACCAGATCAGAGGATCAGGACCAGCTCCGAGGGAAGAAG gGGTCTCTGATGCAGTGCTGTGAACAAACCATCTCATCCCAACTGGAAGAAATGAACAAGACACaactacatttaaacatgaaaacTGAACTTATCGATCTGAGCAGAGACAGAGTGAAAAGAGCAGCTGTGCGGACGACCACGGATTTTCCAAAAGTTACAAACGACCAGACGAGCGGCGTTATCCACCAGCTTCAAAGCGTCGCATCACCAAATGGGGATGAAAGCGGCACAAAGGACGCTCTGTCCCCGTCCACAAGCCTCAAAGAAAATCACATCCACAAAAAGTTTAGGTCAAATACATCAAGGATCAGTAATGTTTCTGTGatacaaacacaagcacaaataCACTCTGTGGATTCAAACGACAAGACTGActttaatcacaaaaacaaaggtACGGATAAAGCTGCTGCAAAGTCAAAACTCAACGAAGTAATAGATttaaaagaaagagaaatagaaAAGATGAACAATGATGTAAAATCTCCACAAAGTGAATCAAAAGGCGTTGATTCTGCGTCACAAACTCAGGCAGACGCGCCCAAAAGTGAAGACTGTCAGTGTAAAACAAAcccagagtgtgagtgtgacccGGGACACAGAGGTCAGAGCGCAGGGCTGAACTTTCAGAGGACGCCCCGCACAGAGGAGGGCGTGTGGGCCGCGGGGGCGCTGGGCTTCCTCCTGGTCCTCCTGACCCTGTCCATCCTCCACACACGACTCTACAGACAGTGCAGAAGAGGGACGAGTCTGTACTGGCACGACCCTCAGCAGGACTACGACAGCGTGGCAG ATGTGATCCACCACAGGCTGCGACTCTCCAAAAGGAGGCGCAAAAGAGGCAGAAAAAAGGAGTGTGTTTTACTGCCGAGCTCGTCCAGTTCAGAGGAATATCCATAA
- the LOC117380527 gene encoding protein FAM133-like isoform X1 yields the protein MEALPTGGGDGAAVEPTAVVTSEAVQSPAEGAGTGDTVKDESMCPIATRDGQWIHSVDSSLSSSDSEDEGLGKKDKKKKLKKKKKKKDSSSSSSSSSSSSSSSSSDSDSDSEDDKKKKKKKDKDKEEKNDGESYVWETVIITQDGDRIVQQSVKEPGEKKEKKKKKKKDKKKKDKKKKKKKKKVHDSSSSSSSSSSSSSDSSSDSEDDKKKKKKKKKKKKKKKNKDSSSSSSSSSSSSSSSDSDDDKKKKKKKKDKKKKKKKDKKKDSSSSSSSSSSSSDSEKDKKKKKKKDKKKKKDKKKKTPCAEDGETPGPSVDTDQHMYEVVNAVIALLKARDEFKEGLSGDKKDEQKELGAKDGETPGPSVDTDQHMYEVVNAVITVLKARDEFKEGLSGDKKKKKKDKKKKKDKKKKDKKKKDKKKKKDKKKDSSSSSSSSSSSSSSSSSSSSSSSSSSDSEKDEKKKKKKKKDKKKVKCFVC from the exons ATGGAGGCGCTCCCCACAG GTGGAGGAGACGGTGCTGCGGTGGAGCCCACAGCTGTCGTCACCTCTGAGGCGGTGCAGTCTCCAGCAGAAGGCGCTGGAACCGGAGACACTGTTAAAGATGAGTCAATGTGTCCCATAGCAACGAGAGATGGACAG TGGATTCACTCGGTCGATAGTTCTCTGTCGTCGTCCGACAGCGAGGACGAGGGCCTAGGCAAGaaagacaagaagaaaaaactcaaaaagaagaagaagaagaag gactcaagctcctcctcctcctcctcctcctcctcctcctcctcctcctcgtctgacAGTGACTCCGACTCTGAG GatgacaagaagaagaagaagaagaaggacaaGGACAAGGAGGAGAAGAACGATGGAGAGTCGTACGTTTGGGAGACTGTCATAATCACTCAGGACG gAGACAGAATAGTGCAGCAGTCTGTCAAG GAACctggagagaaaaaggagaagaagaaaaagaagaagaaagacaagaagaaaaaggacaaaaagaagaagaagaagaagaagaaggttcAT GATTCTtctagctcctcctcctcctcatcatcatcatcgtccgACAGTTCATCCGACAGTGAGGacgacaagaagaagaagaagaagaaaaagaagaagaagaagaagaaaaagaataag GACTCgagctcctcttcttcatcctcttcatcatccagctcctcctccgACAGCGACGacgacaagaagaagaagaagaagaagaaggacaagaagaagaagaaaaagaaggacaAGAAAAAG GACTCGagctcttcctcttcatcctcctcatcttcatctGACAGTGAAaaggacaaaaagaaaaagaagaagaaagacaagaagaagaagaaagacaagaagaag AAGACGCCCTGTGCAGAGG aCGGTGAGACTCCAGGACCGAGCGTGGACACAGATCAACACATGTATGAAGTTGTTAACGCG GTCATTGCACTTCTCAAAGCGAGAGATGAATTTAAAGAGGGTTTGAGCGGCgacaaaaag GATGAACAGAAGGAGCTCGGTGCAAAAG aCGGTGAGACTCCAGGACCGAGCGTGGACACAGATCAACACATGTATGAAGTTGTTAACGCG GTCATTACAGTCCTCAAAGCAAGAGATGAATTTAAAGAGGGTTTGAGCGGcgacaaaaagaagaagaagaaagacaagaagaagaagaaggacaagaagaagaaggacaagaagaaaaaggacaaaaagaaaaagaaggacaAGAAAAAG GATTCgagctcttcctcttcttcatcatcttcatcatcttcatcatcatcatcctcctcctcctcctcctcatcttcatctGACAGTGAAAAGGacgaaaagaagaagaagaagaagaagaaagacaagaaaaaggtcaaatgttttgtttgttga